The Mercenaria mercenaria strain notata chromosome 1, MADL_Memer_1, whole genome shotgun sequence nucleotide sequence TTGGAATTTCGAGTTCACAATTGGGAATAACTATAACTTTTACTTTGGGACTTCACCTGAAGACAGATTTATAGAGGAGAAAAGCCCTTGATCATTGGCATACTAAAGTGAGTGTGATCTCACCTTTTTTGGAAGGTTTGCTATTGATAAAGGAGGCTGATGGTTTAAGGTAGTGCTTCAGCAGATAGTCATATAGTGTGTCATTGCTAATGTCTTTGTATGAACACATGACTTCTCAAATTGTGGATTACTACtggaaaaatgtcaaataaaagtTTGATAGAGCAGTTAATTACTCTAATTATTCCTTGGCAAAAGGTCTGAGTGGAAACTTCACTGAAAAAGTAGTGAATGTTTTGATTGCTAATGAAATTCTGAATATTTAGAATGCTATGTTTTTCCTGTTTTCCTGGTAATTTGTTTTGATTATTATTTATTACAGATGCAAAACCAGAGAACAAAGCTGATGCAATTTTGGTTTGGGCCCCATGTCCAGATTTGAAAGATGCTAAAAGTATGTTCACAGATTTTGTCCAGAAATACGTTTTTTTATGAACTGAGGTGGAAGTTAAATGTTCCAGTATTTCATGGGTGATTTGGGACCATTTGAAACTGTTTCCCAAGGTTGTTTGGGATGAATTGATAATGGCAACAGTTGTATAAGTCAGCCAAAAAACCAAGAAAATTCTGTTTGCCATAGTGGACCAGTTTGGAACTCAATAACTACAAACAACAACTGAATGACACTTGATACAAAAGTCAGGACGAGAATATCTTCACCTTCATAATTCTAAGAGTAATACATTGATTTCACAACTCTTGCTATCATTTTGGTGAAATTATGCCTCATTTTGTATGTGAAACCCAGGCAAAATGTTTGAAGTCAAGTCTGTAACTGTGTCATCTTTGGTAAAAAACCAGGTCATGTACTATCTGATTAATTCATAAATGTTGGTGTGTATTAAGTAAATCGTGAGGAAAACACCTTCATCAATAAACAAGGTCTCGTTTGGTTTAATATTGTTTTGGTTTTATGTTCTTATGAGAGTTCCAGTTCGGTTTCATTCCATAGATCTTtgattatataaatacaaatgatGTTATCTAATctgaatatatatttctttttcagttgaTGAATATTTACAGATTGCAAAGGAAAAACATGGTTACAATATGGAACAGGTAATTTGTTTAATTATCTGTAGCTGTTGAATATAACTCTTTCTCACATTCCAGAGGTCTACTATGTTTCCACGGTTCGTCTTGGGTACCATGTGGAACATCTGATGAATAAGAATGAATATAACTGTATGAATAATTTGTATGGGCATTATATGAAGAGCAAAAGAGTAAATATCTTGTCTTGTGGTCCTTTAATTTGGTTTATATCTGACTATCATCTTAGTATATTAAAGTTCATAGAATTTGCAGGTAGCCATACTCAATTTTGCCTTAttaaaggaaaatgaaatatCTTCAGATTCTTTGCTTATGTGACATTTGCATGTCTGGTCTTCGTGTCGGCAAATTATGTAAAGGTAAGGAGTAATGACATCTGTGGTTATCTTAACAGTGTAAACTAAGAGGTAATGAGATCTTTGATTATCTTAGCCATTAAACTAAAAGTTATGAGGAGATCTTTGACTTTCAGGCACTGGGAATGTTATTTTGGCACAAACACAATGTTGAAAAAGCTCTGGCTGACCTTCCAAACTTCACACCATTCCCAGATGAGTGGACAGTAGAAGATAAAGTTCTGTTTGAACAAGCATTCAGTTTCCATGGCAAAAGTTTTCACAGAATCAGGCAAATGGTTAGTGATAGAATTCTGAagatgtaaaaataatattttcttttagaGTTTCATATGCAAcaacattatttttcatttggcatatagtcaaatatattaatatatacatggtTCAGTTTGCCtatcagttaaacaaagaaggatgtACAACATTGTGAATTCTGCAAATACAGCAGTTAACAACTGTTGACATATAGATTGCTGAGAGAACTTTATGCAGACAATCAAAAGTCACATCCTATCCATTAGTTCTTGGACATGTATTatcataatttttagctcaactattcgaagaatagtctagctattctactcaccctggcgtcggcgtcggcgtcacaccttggttaagtttttgcatgcaattacatacagccatcaattaaaggcatatagctttgaaacttattttttctttttctaggtcgattaccaacctctctgggtcaagtcccataactctgacatgtattttgagcaaattatgcccccttttggacttagaaaattttcgttaaagttttacatgcaagttactatctccataactaatgcagatattgatttgaaacttcacatgtgtcttcggggttataaaactagttgatagcagcaagtcccataactctgaccttcattttggccaaattatgcccccttttggacttagaaaattctggttaaagttttgcgtgcaagtacatacagctatttctaaaaggcatatagatttgaaacttattttttctttttctagatcaattaccaacctctctgggtaaagtcccataactctgacatgtattttgagcaaattatgccccttttagacttagaaaattttggttaaagttttacatgcaagttactatctccaaaactaatgcagatattgatttgaaacttcacatgtgtcttcggggttataaaactagttgatagcatcaagtcccataactctgactttcatttttgccaaattatgctcccttttggacttagcaaattctggttaaagttttgcgtgcaagtacataaagctatttctaaaaggcatatagatttgaaacttattttttctttttctagatcaattactaacctcacttgatcaagtcccataactcttacatgtattttgagcaaattattcccctttttggacttagaaaatcctggttaaagttttgcgtgcaagtacatacagcaattactaaaaggcatattgatttgaaacttattttttctttttctagatcaattaccaacctcactgggtcaagtcccataactctggcatgtattttgggcaaattatgcccccttttggactttgaaaattctggttaaagttttacatgcgagtttctatctccaaaactaatgcagatattgaactgaagcttcacatgtgccttcggggttataaaactagttgatagcagaaagtcccataactgatgtgtattttggtcaaattatgcccccttttgaacttaaaactcttttgatatttaacctttttgggtaatattttcctgcttctgggacaatatttcgaatagtcgagcttggctgtcttacagacagctcttgttttcataatATTACAGTGAGCGTGCAAGAATGAACATAAACCAGGCCTTCTTATGGTTTAATGtctgatttaccatggttcattgttcagatgcgtaggaattgaaacAAGCAGGCTAAGATGTTAAACAATGCaaaggtctttgatatttggttaatAAAAGTCATCAAGttggcaaagataaaaaaaaattcctacttTTATACTCACATTGACATATTCCATATAATATCCCTGTAAACTTCttgctgtaactgctgcaacaAAGTTTTCCCAATTCAGTGTTTGCTAAGGAATACTTGTTATACTTATTTGAGTTGTTTAGTGTTGAAGTGTTATGTTTATGTTTCAGTTGCCTGATAAATCTATAGCTTCTCTGGTCAAGTATTACTATTCTTGGAAGAAAACACGATCTAGAACAAGTCTGATGGACAGACAGGCCAAGAAGTTCACAATGAAAGGAGATGGTGATAAATTGTGAGTAAAACTGACTTGTTGTCATGATTAATGTCCAGGAGCCTCTGTAGTCAAGTGGTTAAAGTCGTTTACTtcaaaatcacttgcccttcatcgatgtaggttcgagcctcactcgggatgaactcttcatgtgaggaaaccatccagctggcttacagaaggttggtgatAGGTGCCTGCTCTTGATGGAATAATGCACCGAGGGgtacctgaggtcttcctccaccatcaaagatggaaagttgccatatgacctataattgtgtcattgcaactttaaatccaacaaaataaatgcccgctcatgatgaaataatgcacggaggggcacctggggtcttcctccaccatcaaagctggaaagtcgccatatgacctataattgtgtcagtgccgcgttaaacccaaccaaaaaaaaaaaaagattattgcCCAGGCAGAGTTGAAGAgattaatttgaattaaaaaaaggGTGGATATAATAATCTACAGATGAGCCCTATAGATTTATCTCTGACAGCTGCTTAGAGTTATAACTGTGGTTTTATTCGGTATTCATTCATGTTTTAGTCGAGGTAGTTTGGTCTTCTGTATATTTCTTAAACTTAACATGTGTTGCTGTTCAGATGTTGAACACTTCAATTTCCTGATTTTCTAAATTTCATATGACCGTTTTAAGTTGTACAGTATATGTCAGGAGATCAGTAAAGGATTTCTCCATTTCAGAGATGAAGATTCAGAGAATGGCAGCAAGAATAATTCAGATACAGAGGAAAATAAAGAAGAAGCTGTTAGTTTCTTATTATGATTCCTTTTATTAATCTGTTTTTATAAGTTCCTTATAATAAGTGATAAGAGAACATATTGAATTTTTAGGACAGcagaattgtttaaaaatgatatgGAAGTTCTTCAAAAGAATTAATGGAAATTCTCTCCCATTTTCTATGTAGTTTTGTTCCATATACAGAAACTGTAGTCATAATGCACGTATCATAATGACAAatgtacatattgtttttgcagaAAGATGACAACAGTTGTTCAAACTGTGGTGTAATGTCCTCACAACTAAACCCTACCCCTAAGGGATCTATGTGCTCATCTTGTTACCAGTATTGGAGGTAAAGAGACACAGTATATTGAAATTCTCTCAGTAAAAATGTTACGTCACTTCTTCATGAAAATGGCATTATGTACCCAAGTACCAGAAtgttttttgctcacctgagctCTTACTTAACCTAATCAACAGCCAAACTTTACAGGTATGTTCCTTGGGTGATCCTCTTTCATATTCCTTCAAACATAGGTAATCCATTTGGAATTCTGGTTGTGATAGCTATGAgaacaaaaaggaaaaactttaaaaatctcctctccagaaactgctggcctaattttaagataatttcactGTAATGTTCCTTAATTAACCCTCAACTAGAGTCTTccaaatcattttgttttgtttaaaaaatggcctctagagggaTAGGTAAGTTTTTCTTAAATGCGtatatggaaaattaaaaaaagtcttCTTTTCTGAAAACGCTGGCTGGATAtccaaataatttcacagcaatgtttcTTTGGAGATGCTCTACCAAATTCCTTTATAGTCTGCTTTgttgtttggcgccatataacctatactgtgttggtgcactgtaaaacccaaataaataaataaattgttaaataaatggCCTCCAGAGATTGGGGCTAGTTTTCCCTGTTCATACAGCTGTATGGAAAAGTTTCATATTCTAATTCTAATTCTTGTTTCTAGCTTTGTTTCGTGATATTGtctcctatttcaaaataatttcgcaaatattttctttgtgtgtctctctaacaaaattgttcaagcaagctGTGAGAGTCAGCAATCATCTGCCATCATGGTCCCCATGTTTGTTTCTTTGGATGTGTCCCATAAAAAAAATTGCTTCCAGTTGTTCAGAAACTACCAAAGTTCCCAGTTTATGTTTTCATGTCTTGTTTTACCCTAATCGCCTGTGTTAAGGACAAGTAGGATCCCTTGGATATGTTTTCATTGCTGAAGATACCAATCTATCTGGTACTTGGCCTGTTCCCAGATAAAATTAAAATGCTATGTACCATTTGAATGTTCCTAGCTGGAGAGGTGATAAATTGAACCTGCTTTCCAACAGATTCAAATTTAGCTGAGGTAAGAAATATACTAACTTTCCTTGGTAGGATGATAATGTTGCTGATACTTTGATCTTACAGAAGAACAGGAGTTATGAGAAGTGTTGGACCAAAGAGACATGAGCATGGCCAGCATCGTCACAATCCAATGCGTCACAAAAGGAAGCCACCAAGGGGCATGTACCTGAGTAATGATGATCTCAAGTCCATGGTGTCTGGACCACCAGGCCAGGCAGAAGCAATACTTAAATCATTGGATACAGAGTTAGTTTCAGCTAAAAGACAGGTTTGTAATTTTCCTGAAATACGTTATATTGAAAGTTGTGTTTAAAGGCAGTGGCTATTTGTATGGACCCATTTTACTAGCCTAAATTTCTAGTTATATGTAAGTCATGTATAATGCTGGACAGACTAGTCACAAGGTTTCAAAATAGGTACTGAAATGCACTCTTACATTCTGAATTTGTAAtctacaaaagaaaaatattactttGTTGTTGGAGTAATACAGAAATCACGAGTGAACACTAGATGCAGAATTTAGAACTGTTGTGAAAACAATCAACTGAACAATCTAATgtctttcaatatatatttcaaaaacttgcaTATGATAAGCTAGTCCTGTAAGGATTGTCTAGTAGCACAGACTCTCATGCCGCTAGTGGTATAGGACTGTTTTACTAACAATTGTCTAGATTAAAGGTattgtaatataattttaaacaagttGTATGTTAATAAGTTGCAGCTTGGTAAAAATAAGTCAACTAAACTTTCTTATATCTTTTACCAGTTATATTTGCTACTGTTATCTCGACTGTAATATTTCTGACTTATGTTATTTTAGTGTGAACTGTGACATAATATGAATATGAGTTGTGAATATTTTAGAATACCACAATTGTTCTTTAGGtacaaaacaacaaacagatGTTAGGACTACTGAAACATAAACTGGCAGGGGGCTCagacatgtttaaaatgaatgattCTGGAAACAAGATCAACTCAAAATGGACAAATGAGGAACTTCTTTTGGCTGTACAAGGTACTACTGAATTCATCGCTTTGTTGATCCTGTTATTTTGTTCAGAATAGtgtttttcctgtgaacaggTTCATTTTAAAGACTTTAGCCAAGTTTAAGGGATGAAGTGTCATGAAAAGCATTTACATACAGATTTCACTTCTTTCTGTGTTtgttatatttacaaatttatacatagatttttagctcgactatacgaagtataaggagagctatcctactcgccccggcgtcggcgtcggcgtctttccgcgtccccaccttggttaaagttttggtgcactttctcttttttcaacatatctctgtaattacttgatggatttgattcaaacttgaaatacttattcctcatcatcatccacatcatctgacataagggccataactctggcaccaatatttcacgaattatccccccttttcacttagattttcaggttaaagttttgatgcactttcactctatctctgttattactgaatggatttgattcaaacttaaaatagttgttcaacatcatcacccacatcatatgacacaaggtgcataactctggcaccattttttcatgaattattccccctttttacttagaatttcaggttaaagttttggtacactttcattctacctctgttattactgaatggatttgattcaaacttaaaatagttgttcagcatcatcacccaaattatatgacacaagatacataactctggcaccattttttcatgaattattccccctttttacttcgaatttcaggttaaagttttggtacactttcactctacctctgttattactgaatggatttgattcaaacttaaaatagttgttcaacatcatcacccacatcatatgacacaagatgcataactctgacacaatttttcttgaattattcccctttttacttagaatttcaggttaaagttttatgcactttcactctatctctgttattactgaatggatctgattcaaacttaaacaattgttcaacatcattacccttatcatatgatgcaaggtgcataactctggggccaatttttcatgaattatttcccctttttacttagaatttttggttaaagttttggtacactttcactctgtctctgttattactgaatggatttgattcatacttaaaatagttgttcaacatcatcacccacaccatatgacgcaaggtgcataactctggcaccaatttttttattaattattccccctttttacttagaattttaggttaaagttttgatgcactttcactttgtctctgttattactgaatggatttgattcaaacttaaaatagttgttcaacatcatcacccacactatatgacacaagctgcacaactctggcaccaatatttaatgaattatgtccctttttgcttaggatatacttatatagtgttttgatacattttatctttaccactcttattactttaagttgatatttttgacacagactgagcatctattgtgcaatatcttcttccacaattggagtcattaaacactccagtgacagctctagtttcctcagatgtgcccagtttcactatccagcatcgaaatagtcgagcatgctgtctcctgtgacagctcttgttaaattacCTGAGCACAAggagctcatggtgagctttaaGGATCTTTGAATGTCTTCGTCCATCTGTCATTCATCTACAATTCCTTTAAAGAACATCTTCTAAACCACAATgtcaatttcaaccaaacttcacaggggtgttccttgggtggtccctttTCAGATTCCATAAAATATAGTCATCCATGCTGAAGTCTGGTTGTCATGGCATCTGACAGGAAAGATTTAAAAACCTTCCAGAATCCTCTCAGGAACTGATGGTACAATTTTGACATACTTGTCtagtttgttttaggtttaacgccgtttttttcaacagtatttcagtcatgtaacggcaggcagttaacctaaccagtgttcctggattctgtaccagtacaaacctgttctccgcaagtaactgtcaacttccccacatgaattagaggtggaggactaatgatttcagacacaatgtcgtttatgaaatagtcacagagaacatacgccctacccgaggatcgaactcacgatcccgagatccgtagaccaacgctctacctactgagctaactggGGGGGCTTACTTGTCTGGTTTTCCAtatatggctatatggaaaactttgaaaatcttctttaaggtagttctgcacgtttggattgaaattatttctaccatgtagaatttgattaaactctgatttttcaaaacttcataatatacctagaaaattaagcaaataaaaaagatagggtcatgtgcttgattttttgctgcactgatttgaaaaatagggacatcacacaatattttataatgggagtctatgggaaaatcataattttcataacattttcgcaaatagaaaattttctacaatttagattttgatgaaacttctcacagttgtaagtAAAggcatggcctataatttgatgaataaaatgtataggaccGTGTGCTAATTTTTAAGAtctttgaccatgattaaagtaaaccggacatttcgcGCTAattttttaagacattatt carries:
- the LOC123544961 gene encoding REST corepressor 1-like, producing the protein MVMADRYVEDIRNGRRFRGPSPANGFSEDSSDEEERGGGGMRVGNDFQVKVPAFDPDAKPENKADAILVWAPCPDLKDAKIDEYLQIAKEKHGYNMEQALGMLFWHKHNVEKALADLPNFTPFPDEWTVEDKVLFEQAFSFHGKSFHRIRQMLPDKSIASLVKYYYSWKKTRSRTSLMDRQAKKFTMKGDGDKLDEDSENGSKNNSDTEENKEEAKDDNSCSNCGVMSSQLNPTPKGSMCSSCYQYWRRTGVMRSVGPKRHEHGQHRHNPMRHKRKPPRGMYLSNDDLKSMVSGPPGQAEAILKSLDTELVSAKRQVQNNKQMLGLLKHKLAGGSDMFKMNDSGNKINSKWTNEELLLAVQGVRKYGKDFSAIAEVIGTKTEAHVRSFFVNFRRRYNLDEVLAEYETEHGLESSKGKNDNDVEVMEIDPKDVEPIKTASPTPASVPPPLLKQPQAESPQKTQQRLLPQQNQRTILQQPPPLIKPNTNKTTPAS